The following proteins are co-located in the Fluviicola sp. genome:
- a CDS encoding T9SS type A sorting domain-containing protein, with product MKTVLTLCILFSGFSVFSQSERYGIDLHTGGYQFNKTIVKDYGTHQLTGGSDRFPDGTPYFWFAKMNGDQVSWSKSIPAHNLWAEMDICPQDIAECPNGDIIFIARGNNSGDYSTKVVKVSSSGQLIWTKEILAQHNTYSQTVYENNPMIVENDGIIITMAGYNHLQVTKINFDGEVLYSKQLKVQGTLTPVNPGYLFIPNNAGGYYAGLECDNSPAIVSLDNSLNILWSRKIESDEETKLRSLLELPGGELLIGGMSDSNAFVAKLHADGTLQDYHRFNQSALLYSADQLFLFDSNTVLVNGRTSYGFINTANWTFHEMVHNVPFCAFYPSANGWSFGSHWSNDYYLDFNPGVPECFSGLNVMPFPMPAISATDTAIQAMITDMGEVMDVVIPITDLQATVIQDCSLGLDEAEQGSFRAAPNPTTGLISIEHPESVEELFVYDIFGKLVLSSKTQQAKETIIDLSGEAPGVYLIRINGKGVKRVVRE from the coding sequence ATGAAAACAGTTCTTACTCTTTGCATTCTTTTCAGCGGATTTAGTGTCTTTTCGCAGTCGGAAAGATATGGAATAGACCTGCATACCGGCGGTTACCAATTCAACAAAACCATTGTGAAAGATTACGGCACACACCAGTTGACAGGTGGTAGCGACAGATTCCCGGACGGAACTCCTTATTTCTGGTTTGCGAAAATGAACGGCGACCAGGTAAGCTGGTCAAAATCCATCCCGGCACACAACCTTTGGGCAGAAATGGATATTTGCCCGCAGGATATTGCCGAATGCCCGAACGGCGATATTATTTTTATTGCCCGGGGCAACAATTCCGGTGATTACAGTACCAAAGTGGTCAAAGTATCTTCATCCGGTCAGTTAATCTGGACCAAAGAAATATTGGCTCAGCACAACACTTATTCCCAAACGGTTTATGAAAACAATCCCATGATCGTGGAAAATGACGGGATTATCATTACCATGGCAGGATACAATCATTTGCAGGTTACCAAGATCAATTTCGACGGTGAAGTACTTTATTCGAAACAACTAAAGGTACAGGGAACGCTCACTCCTGTAAATCCCGGGTATCTTTTCATTCCGAATAATGCCGGAGGATATTACGCGGGGCTTGAATGCGACAACTCTCCTGCAATTGTAAGCCTGGATAATTCGTTAAACATCCTGTGGTCGCGCAAAATTGAAAGTGATGAAGAAACCAAACTTCGTTCACTGCTTGAACTTCCGGGCGGAGAATTGCTCATAGGCGGAATGTCCGATAGTAACGCTTTTGTTGCTAAACTACATGCAGACGGAACTCTTCAGGATTATCATCGTTTTAATCAATCTGCATTATTGTATTCGGCAGACCAGTTATTCCTCTTCGATAGTAATACTGTTTTGGTAAACGGCCGCACCAGCTATGGATTTATCAACACAGCTAACTGGACTTTTCATGAGATGGTTCACAATGTTCCTTTTTGTGCTTTTTATCCGTCAGCAAACGGCTGGAGTTTCGGCAGTCACTGGTCTAACGACTACTACCTGGATTTCAATCCGGGAGTACCGGAGTGTTTTAGCGGTTTAAACGTGATGCCGTTTCCCATGCCGGCAATTAGTGCAACCGATACAGCCATCCAGGCAATGATTACCGACATGGGCGAAGTGATGGATGTAGTGATTCCGATAACTGATCTGCAGGCAACAGTGATACAAGATTGTTCACTTGGACTGGATGAAGCGGAGCAGGGAAGTTTCCGGGCAGCACCGAATCCGACCACTGGATTGATCAGCATCGAACACCCGGAAAGTGTCGAAGAACTATTCGTATACGACATTTTCGGGAAACTGGTACTAAGCAGCAAAACGCAGCAGGCCAAAGAGACAATTATCGATCTTAGCGGGGAAGCTCCGGGAGTTTATTTGATCCGGATAAACGGGAAAGGTGTGAAACGAGTTGTGAGAGAATAA
- a CDS encoding BlaI/MecI/CopY family transcriptional regulator: protein MKAKDTENNPQSEPTKSELEILQVLWKNGPSTVRFVNDYLNEQKRAVQYTSTLKLMQIMTEKEMLLRDASSMKHIYSAAIEENQTKTVLLDKFIDTMFNGSSTNLMMQLLGNKKTSQEELDAIRAMLDQLDKK, encoded by the coding sequence ATGAAAGCAAAAGACACTGAAAATAATCCGCAATCGGAACCGACGAAATCAGAATTGGAGATCTTACAGGTTTTATGGAAAAACGGCCCTTCAACGGTTCGTTTCGTAAACGATTACCTGAACGAGCAGAAACGTGCCGTGCAATATACATCCACACTGAAGCTGATGCAGATCATGACGGAGAAAGAAATGTTACTGCGTGATGCTTCGAGTATGAAACATATCTACAGCGCTGCCATCGAAGAGAACCAAACAAAGACCGTTTTATTGGACAAGTTTATCGATACCATGTTCAACGGTTCAAGTACCAACCTGATGATGCAGTTGCTCGGAAATAAAAAGACCTCGCAGGAAGAATTGGATGCAATCCGTGCCATGCTGGACCAACTCGACAAGAAATAA
- a CDS encoding SRPBCC domain-containing protein — MKKLSYTQEISASPEHVYDVMLGLSDKHTYEKWCAAFNPTSSWEGGWNKGDKILFTGISENGSKEGMVARIVENDPGKYVSIEHYGMLEKGVEVTEGEKLDSWKGAHENYRFESTADGTRLTVDVDTLDEYVSYFEETWPMALNTLKKICEGNE, encoded by the coding sequence ATGAAAAAACTCAGTTATACCCAGGAAATTTCTGCTTCGCCGGAGCATGTTTACGACGTAATGCTCGGGCTTAGTGACAAACATACCTACGAAAAATGGTGTGCTGCTTTCAATCCTACTTCTTCGTGGGAAGGCGGCTGGAACAAAGGGGATAAAATCCTTTTTACCGGAATTTCGGAAAATGGCAGCAAGGAAGGAATGGTAGCGCGGATTGTTGAAAATGATCCGGGGAAATATGTGTCCATCGAACATTACGGCATGTTGGAAAAAGGCGTGGAAGTAACGGAAGGCGAAAAATTGGACAGCTGGAAAGGCGCTCATGAAAATTACCGGTTCGAAAGCACGGCTGATGGAACGCGCTTAACGGTAGACGTGGATACCCTGGACGAGTATGTTTCCTACTTCGAGGAAACCTGGCCAATGGCACTGAATACATTGAAGAAGATTTGTGAAGGAAACGAATAA
- a CDS encoding DNA cytosine methyltransferase: MGIPIIDLFSGAGGIGVGVKKINADLRLSVEIDKLACETMSSNPKYHDGKVLQADVCSLTGGELRERAGLSSQEPFIIVGGPPCQPFSKASYWTDSGEDSNYRKARAMGIELKKPSIITQAKPDERRSLVSEYFRLIKESNPEGFLFENVPSIMHPRNIGVFDHFKKSVEEIGYKTLYLKVNSQDYGLAQKRHRVILLGMKSETPPPPIKTHSDSLVEINLGLDKYVSVGEALRMFSGNEYFEPEEVISGKWAAHLHEIPPGMNYKALTEWAGHPNPTFVAETRFWNFLLKLHPNEASWTIAANPGPWTGPFHWENRRLRTVELAILQGFPPDYIFKGNRRDRVKQIGNALPSNVAAACLSPMISLLNGQSFKKETLLAL; this comes from the coding sequence ATGGGAATACCAATCATAGATTTATTTTCAGGAGCCGGAGGAATCGGAGTAGGTGTAAAAAAAATTAATGCAGATTTAAGGCTTTCTGTTGAAATAGACAAATTGGCATGTGAAACAATGAGCAGTAATCCGAAGTATCATGATGGAAAAGTTCTTCAGGCTGATGTTTGTTCTTTAACAGGTGGCGAACTAAGAGAAAGAGCAGGTTTGAGTTCTCAAGAGCCATTTATTATAGTTGGGGGACCTCCATGTCAACCATTTTCGAAAGCGAGTTACTGGACAGATTCTGGTGAAGATTCTAACTACAGAAAAGCTCGAGCGATGGGAATAGAATTAAAGAAACCATCAATAATTACACAAGCGAAACCTGATGAAAGAAGAAGTTTAGTTTCTGAATATTTTCGATTAATTAAAGAATCTAATCCTGAAGGGTTCTTATTTGAAAATGTACCCAGCATTATGCACCCAAGAAATATCGGTGTATTTGATCATTTTAAAAAATCCGTCGAAGAAATTGGTTATAAAACACTTTATTTAAAAGTCAACAGTCAAGATTATGGGCTTGCTCAAAAAAGGCATAGAGTAATTCTTTTGGGGATGAAATCTGAAACCCCTCCACCACCAATAAAAACTCATAGTGATAGTTTGGTTGAAATTAATTTAGGATTGGATAAATATGTTTCTGTCGGAGAAGCTTTGAGAATGTTTTCAGGGAATGAATACTTTGAACCTGAAGAGGTTATTTCTGGAAAATGGGCAGCTCATTTACACGAAATACCACCCGGAATGAATTATAAAGCTTTAACTGAATGGGCTGGGCATCCTAATCCTACATTTGTTGCTGAAACTAGATTTTGGAATTTTTTGCTAAAACTTCATCCCAACGAAGCTTCTTGGACGATAGCAGCAAATCCGGGTCCTTGGACAGGACCTTTTCACTGGGAAAATAGAAGACTAAGGACCGTAGAACTTGCCATTCTTCAAGGTTTTCCACCAGATTATATTTTTAAAGGAAATCGTAGAGACCGAGTTAAACAAATTGGCAATGCGTTACCATCCAATGTAGCTGCAGCTTGTTTATCTCCAATGATTTCCTTATTGAACGGTCAGTCATTCAAAAAAGAAACATTGCTTGCATTATGA
- a CDS encoding DNA cytosine methyltransferase: MRKMISLYSGCGGLDKGLEDAGFTTIFANDIEPLCGLTFAKNFPNAQFFTGNISEYIDYLKTQKIKSPELFEDVDLVAGGPPCPPFSKSRFYLKDKPRALDDPKAEETVSGFFDAVELISPKSFLFENVAGITFKSHQEAFDYIIERTKDLGYEPSYKIVNTADYGVPQIRQRFFLVGTKKNKFVFPSETHSKDHKNGLKNWEGCGKVLKDIDTEENASDEGHRAGGKHHHLLKDIPPGDNYLFFTEKKGHPNPEFEWRSRFWSFLLKLDPELPSWTIQARRSNNMGPFHWRNRILRILEVKRLQTFPDNWYLSGTVEQQWRQVGNAVPPLMAEILGKELLKHIDLNTEECHIRDIEKMTY, translated from the coding sequence ATGAGAAAGATGATTAGTTTATACTCTGGGTGTGGCGGATTAGACAAGGGATTGGAAGATGCTGGTTTCACAACTATTTTTGCTAATGATATTGAACCCTTATGTGGTTTGACATTCGCTAAAAATTTTCCAAATGCCCAGTTTTTTACAGGAAATATATCAGAGTATATTGATTATTTAAAAACTCAGAAAATAAAAAGTCCTGAACTTTTTGAAGATGTTGATTTAGTAGCAGGTGGCCCACCTTGTCCTCCGTTTTCAAAATCAAGGTTCTACTTAAAAGATAAGCCAAGAGCATTAGATGATCCAAAAGCAGAAGAGACAGTTAGTGGTTTTTTTGATGCTGTAGAATTAATATCACCTAAATCATTTCTGTTTGAAAACGTGGCTGGTATTACATTCAAATCTCATCAAGAAGCGTTCGATTATATTATTGAAAGAACAAAAGACTTGGGGTATGAACCTTCTTATAAGATAGTTAACACCGCAGATTATGGCGTACCTCAAATCAGACAACGTTTCTTCTTAGTAGGGACTAAAAAAAACAAGTTCGTTTTCCCCTCTGAAACACACTCGAAAGACCATAAAAATGGGCTTAAAAACTGGGAAGGATGTGGAAAGGTTTTAAAGGATATTGATACAGAAGAAAATGCTTCAGACGAAGGACATCGTGCTGGCGGAAAACATCATCATTTATTGAAAGACATTCCTCCTGGCGATAACTATCTTTTTTTCACTGAGAAGAAGGGACATCCTAATCCTGAATTTGAATGGAGATCTCGATTTTGGTCGTTTCTATTGAAATTAGATCCAGAACTCCCATCTTGGACTATTCAAGCCAGAAGATCAAATAATATGGGACCGTTTCATTGGAGAAATAGAATACTCAGAATTTTGGAGGTTAAACGACTTCAAACATTTCCCGATAATTGGTATCTATCTGGTACAGTAGAGCAGCAATGGCGTCAAGTGGGTAATGCTGTTCCTCCTTTAATGGCTGAGATACTGGGAAAAGAACTTCTTAAGCATATTGATTTAAATACTGAAGAATGCCATATTCGAGACATAGAAAAAATGACTTATTAA
- a CDS encoding M56 family metallopeptidase, with product MNFLVNDAIIKAVSWTLVHSLWLGLAAAILAGLTLLLTKKATSATRYNLLAGLSVAFLMAIGFIFYNEFETQASVLHADKVVKTSLQTEQVVSSSPTFIREEGSGPLSIITAFVSKSGSWIVLIWFVIFLFKCIRMTGDIRLVYRARNYQTITPPQQWMNRVSELKISLRIKRSVQLLESRLVSVPSVTGFFKPVILMPVGLLNNIPQEQVEAILLHELAHIRRSDYAVNLMQTFIEILFFFNPGILWISSLLRDERENCCDDLAISVTNNKKEFVNALISFQEYNMHNQRFALQFGDQKMKLADRAKRILFNTNKMLSIREKYFLSVCAGLSVILFLVILNVNSSTAQEIKSPKADTLSTEKYNPKDVPEGTAIKYLDDAKGKSHVYLFKSGGVLYQVPENLKKFKVDGKLITGKEREKYLPQIKQLIDGYEHAIASEDVDVFTGVEYPEVDLSEEERIIDEASKIIDGHSAIIDKHSAVIDQHVAVIDEQVKIIDAETSKKVGEMDRKKHNEAQRIIEEEQLKIEAESKKIDIEARKIDEQARKIDEQSRKIEAKLKLQEKELKKLPELNSLPPEKDITLTVIEELKKAGYHGKINSFELSQKALIINGKTQSEPLLQKVKHYTKPGMRILYNIDTH from the coding sequence ATGAACTTTTTAGTGAACGACGCCATTATCAAAGCAGTCAGCTGGACGCTGGTACATTCGCTTTGGCTGGGACTTGCAGCGGCTATCCTGGCAGGACTTACTCTTTTGCTGACCAAAAAAGCAACTTCGGCAACCCGTTATAACCTGCTTGCAGGATTGAGCGTTGCATTTTTAATGGCAATCGGTTTCATTTTCTACAACGAATTCGAAACGCAGGCATCCGTTTTACACGCAGACAAAGTGGTAAAAACCAGTCTTCAAACAGAACAGGTTGTTTCATCTTCTCCCACATTTATAAGAGAAGAGGGGAGCGGGCCACTTTCAATCATCACGGCATTCGTCAGTAAATCCGGTTCCTGGATTGTTTTGATCTGGTTTGTTATTTTCCTGTTCAAATGCATCCGCATGACGGGCGATATCCGGCTGGTATACCGCGCACGCAATTATCAAACGATTACTCCGCCGCAACAATGGATGAACCGCGTATCGGAATTGAAAATTTCATTGCGCATCAAACGCAGCGTTCAATTGCTGGAATCCCGCTTAGTATCGGTTCCATCGGTGACAGGATTTTTCAAGCCGGTTATCCTGATGCCGGTCGGATTATTGAACAACATTCCCCAGGAACAGGTAGAAGCAATTTTGTTGCACGAACTGGCGCACATCCGCCGCAGTGATTATGCAGTCAATCTCATGCAAACCTTCATTGAGATCCTGTTCTTCTTTAACCCGGGAATTCTCTGGATTTCCTCTTTGCTGAGAGACGAACGTGAAAATTGCTGCGATGACCTGGCAATCAGTGTTACCAACAATAAAAAAGAATTTGTCAACGCCCTGATTTCCTTCCAGGAATACAACATGCACAACCAGCGTTTCGCCCTGCAGTTCGGTGATCAGAAAATGAAGCTGGCGGACCGTGCCAAACGGATTCTTTTCAACACCAATAAGATGCTCAGCATCCGCGAAAAGTACTTCCTTTCTGTTTGTGCAGGACTAAGTGTGATTCTCTTCCTGGTAATTTTGAACGTGAATTCCTCTACCGCACAGGAAATCAAATCCCCTAAAGCAGATACATTGAGTACTGAAAAATACAATCCGAAAGACGTTCCGGAAGGAACTGCAATCAAGTATTTGGATGATGCGAAAGGGAAGTCTCACGTATATCTTTTCAAGAGTGGAGGAGTGCTTTACCAGGTTCCTGAGAATTTGAAAAAATTCAAGGTCGACGGCAAACTCATTACCGGAAAGGAACGGGAAAAATACCTTCCTCAAATCAAGCAGTTGATCGACGGGTATGAACATGCCATTGCTTCCGAAGACGTAGATGTGTTCACGGGAGTTGAGTACCCGGAAGTGGACCTGTCAGAAGAAGAACGCATCATTGATGAAGCATCCAAAATCATTGATGGTCATTCGGCAATCATTGACAAGCATTCTGCAGTTATTGATCAACACGTTGCGGTGATCGACGAGCAGGTAAAGATCATTGATGCGGAAACCAGCAAAAAAGTCGGAGAAATGGACCGAAAAAAACACAATGAAGCTCAGCGCATCATCGAAGAAGAGCAGCTTAAGATCGAGGCAGAATCGAAAAAGATTGACATTGAAGCCCGTAAGATTGACGAACAGGCACGCAAAATTGATGAGCAATCGCGCAAGATCGAAGCCAAGCTGAAGCTGCAGGAAAAAGAATTGAAAAAATTACCCGAATTGAATTCGCTTCCGCCTGAAAAAGACATCACGCTTACAGTGATAGAAGAATTGAAAAAAGCGGGGTACCATGGAAAGATCAACTCCTTCGAACTAAGTCAGAAAGCCTTAATAATTAACGGAAAAACCCAATCCGAGCCACTTTTGCAAAAAGTCAAGCATTACACCAAACCCGGCATGCGCATCTTATATAACATTGATACGCATTAA
- a CDS encoding DUF3606 domain-containing protein yields MSDNKEKQDERDRSRVSAGDGYELAYLEEKLGVSRDEVRAAIEAVGNDREKVEEYLSNRK; encoded by the coding sequence ATGTCAGATAACAAAGAAAAGCAGGATGAAAGAGACCGCAGCAGAGTCTCAGCCGGTGACGGGTACGAGCTCGCTTACCTGGAAGAAAAGCTGGGAGTATCCCGGGATGAAGTGAGAGCAGCCATTGAAGCGGTAGGCAATGACCGCGAGAAAGTGGAGGAGTATCTGTCAAATCGGAAATGA
- the ligD gene encoding DNA ligase D, which translates to MGLEKYKEKRSQEKTPEPFGGNPDEDVLRFVIQKHAASHLHYDFRLEMAGVLKSWAVPKGPSVNPKDKRLAMMVEDHPYDYRTFEGIIPKGQYGGGTVIVWDEGTYTSLEPEGSKKEQEKSLLKQLYSGSLKFRLNGKKLKGEFALVKMHGKEENAWLLIKHDDKYAKAIDITTKDKSVVSKKTLEQVAKTSTNIYRQKTGKKKQEEADEPGNVKENKTVESKIGTELVKGTPKKRFYQTLEPMLATLVDKPFDKKGWIYEVKWDGYRAVAFMKGKTIELKSRNDKSFSEKFYPVYEALKSWKIDAVVDGEIVVLDENGKANFGALQNWRSEADGELAYYVFDILWFQGHDLTELPLIKRKEILEAVMPESPTILLSDHFETSGIEFLETAKKMGLEGIMAKEANSPYSEGFRSKSWLKIKANRRQEVVIGGYTHNDDSRKPFSSLLVGVFEGKKLVYTGKVGTGFNVKTQKEMLELFKPLITDKVPFKEEPDINKPSRFRPDPPHATATWLKPTLICEVSFTEMTSDGVMRHPTFEGMRDDKNPASVVLEETKATEKIVKGGKTGEERTEYIKPRAKGKRKSLLNPTDETQVRKINGHEVKFTNLSKIYWPDVKVTKRDMINYYYQAAPFILPYLKDRPQSLNRFPDGIKGFSFYQKDVTGKVPDWAETYLYHSDDEEKDIDKHFLLGNNEETLLLMAGMGCIEIHPWNSTTKKPDHPTWCIMDLDPDKNSFDQVIEAAQVTRQVLLDMGVESYCKTSGSTGLHIYIPLGAKYTYEHSKEFGRLIATLVHNELPEFTSIERIISNRKGKMYIDFLQNRPHATIAAPYSLRPKSGAPVSMPLHWDEVKKGLKITDFNIFNAMERMQSEGDIFKPVLGKGIDLLKVLEKMNEK; encoded by the coding sequence ATGGGGCTTGAAAAATATAAAGAAAAAAGATCACAGGAAAAGACACCGGAACCCTTCGGCGGCAATCCGGATGAAGACGTACTGAGATTTGTGATACAAAAACACGCAGCATCACATCTCCACTACGATTTCAGACTTGAAATGGCCGGTGTATTGAAAAGCTGGGCGGTGCCCAAAGGGCCGTCCGTCAATCCGAAAGACAAGCGCCTGGCCATGATGGTAGAAGACCACCCTTACGATTACAGGACTTTCGAAGGAATCATTCCGAAAGGCCAATACGGGGGAGGAACTGTGATCGTATGGGATGAGGGAACGTATACATCGCTTGAACCGGAAGGATCCAAAAAAGAACAGGAAAAATCACTTTTGAAGCAGTTGTACTCAGGTTCGCTAAAATTCAGACTGAATGGAAAAAAGCTCAAAGGTGAATTCGCACTGGTGAAGATGCACGGCAAGGAGGAAAATGCCTGGTTGCTCATCAAACACGATGATAAGTATGCGAAAGCCATTGATATCACCACGAAAGATAAGTCCGTTGTATCCAAAAAGACCCTGGAGCAGGTTGCGAAGACATCCACCAACATTTACAGACAAAAAACCGGAAAAAAAAAGCAGGAGGAAGCCGATGAGCCCGGTAATGTGAAGGAAAATAAAACCGTTGAGAGTAAAATCGGAACGGAACTGGTGAAAGGAACACCGAAAAAACGCTTCTATCAAACCCTGGAACCCATGCTTGCTACCCTGGTTGACAAGCCTTTCGACAAAAAAGGCTGGATCTATGAAGTGAAATGGGACGGTTACCGGGCGGTTGCGTTTATGAAAGGAAAAACCATTGAGCTAAAATCGCGCAATGATAAATCGTTCAGCGAAAAATTCTATCCTGTTTATGAGGCCCTGAAATCCTGGAAGATCGATGCGGTTGTAGACGGTGAAATCGTTGTATTGGATGAAAACGGAAAGGCAAATTTCGGTGCGCTGCAGAACTGGCGGAGTGAAGCCGATGGTGAACTGGCTTACTATGTCTTTGACATCCTGTGGTTCCAGGGGCACGATTTAACGGAACTTCCACTAATCAAACGCAAAGAGATCCTGGAAGCAGTGATGCCCGAAAGTCCGACGATCCTCCTGAGTGATCACTTTGAAACCTCCGGCATTGAATTCCTGGAGACCGCCAAAAAGATGGGACTCGAAGGAATTATGGCAAAAGAAGCAAACAGTCCGTATTCCGAAGGATTCCGGTCTAAAAGCTGGCTGAAAATCAAAGCAAATCGCAGGCAGGAGGTGGTAATCGGCGGGTATACGCACAATGACGACAGCCGGAAACCGTTCAGTTCGCTTTTGGTAGGAGTTTTCGAAGGTAAAAAATTGGTTTATACCGGAAAAGTCGGAACCGGCTTCAATGTAAAAACACAGAAAGAAATGCTGGAGTTGTTCAAACCGCTGATAACCGATAAAGTTCCTTTCAAAGAAGAGCCTGATATCAATAAACCCAGCAGGTTTCGCCCCGACCCGCCACACGCAACAGCCACGTGGCTGAAACCCACATTGATCTGCGAAGTCAGCTTTACGGAAATGACCTCCGACGGAGTCATGCGGCATCCGACATTCGAAGGAATGAGAGACGACAAAAACCCGGCAAGCGTGGTCCTGGAAGAAACGAAAGCAACCGAAAAGATCGTGAAAGGAGGAAAAACAGGCGAGGAGAGGACCGAATACATCAAGCCCCGTGCAAAGGGCAAAAGAAAATCGTTATTGAACCCGACTGATGAAACACAGGTCCGGAAAATCAACGGGCACGAAGTAAAGTTTACCAATCTGAGTAAGATTTACTGGCCGGATGTGAAGGTTACCAAACGGGACATGATCAACTATTATTACCAGGCAGCACCATTCATTCTTCCGTACCTGAAGGACCGGCCGCAGTCTCTCAACCGGTTTCCCGACGGGATAAAGGGTTTTAGCTTCTATCAAAAAGATGTCACCGGAAAAGTACCGGATTGGGCTGAAACCTATCTCTATCATTCGGATGACGAAGAAAAAGACATTGACAAGCACTTTTTACTGGGGAACAACGAAGAAACCTTGCTGCTAATGGCGGGAATGGGGTGCATCGAAATACATCCGTGGAACAGCACCACTAAAAAGCCCGATCATCCGACCTGGTGCATCATGGACCTTGACCCGGACAAAAATTCCTTTGACCAGGTGATCGAAGCCGCACAGGTTACCCGGCAAGTGCTGCTCGATATGGGAGTAGAAAGCTATTGCAAGACCAGCGGTTCAACGGGCCTTCACATTTACATCCCTCTGGGCGCTAAATACACGTACGAGCATTCCAAGGAATTTGGACGTTTGATCGCAACGCTGGTTCACAACGAATTGCCGGAGTTTACCAGCATCGAGCGGATTATTTCCAACCGAAAAGGCAAAATGTACATCGATTTCCTTCAAAACAGGCCGCATGCCACTATTGCAGCGCCGTATTCACTTCGTCCGAAGTCGGGAGCCCCGGTATCGATGCCTTTGCATTGGGACGAAGTCAAAAAAGGATTGAAGATAACCGATTTCAACATTTTCAATGCCATGGAACGGATGCAAAGTGAGGGCGATATCTTCAAGCCGGTACTTGGCAAAGGAATAGACCTGCTGAAGGTCCTTGAAAAGATGAATGAAAAATAA
- a CDS encoding M90 family metallopeptidase, with translation MNWTLLLIALGMMIGFFIRFSGYSLGKNRTKKNPERPFPQQWRDLLVKHVAFYNRLTPPQKTRFEHRVHTFLLNVQIVGIDTEVTHLDRILVASGAIIPIFGFDSWHYSNLDVVEIHPDKFLIPNTLQYANGLVGWGKMEGKVKLSRKALVHGFYDNNDQKNVAIHEFVHVLDMQDGKIDGRMARIIKEIDIKPWLQIINNKMTEMQRGNSSIRDYGSTSNAEFLAVVSEFFFESPEKMKTEHPELYRMLDHFYNPKNQPPNPAKSQPKNPPRNPPKNQSSGPQEVKSALIN, from the coding sequence ATGAATTGGACCTTACTTTTGATCGCCCTTGGAATGATGATCGGTTTTTTTATCCGTTTTTCCGGTTACAGCTTAGGAAAAAACCGCACTAAAAAGAACCCGGAACGTCCGTTCCCGCAACAGTGGAGAGATTTGTTGGTGAAGCATGTAGCTTTTTACAATCGGCTCACGCCACCGCAAAAGACGAGATTCGAGCACCGTGTACACACTTTTTTGCTGAATGTTCAAATCGTTGGTATTGATACGGAGGTAACACACCTGGATCGTATCCTGGTTGCTTCCGGCGCCATCATCCCGATTTTCGGCTTTGATTCCTGGCATTATTCAAACCTGGACGTCGTGGAAATCCATCCCGATAAATTCCTGATCCCGAATACCCTGCAATATGCCAACGGACTAGTTGGCTGGGGAAAAATGGAGGGAAAAGTCAAACTTTCCCGGAAAGCACTTGTACACGGATTTTACGACAATAACGACCAGAAAAATGTGGCCATTCATGAATTTGTTCACGTACTGGATATGCAGGATGGAAAAATCGACGGACGAATGGCCCGTATCATCAAAGAAATCGACATCAAGCCCTGGCTGCAGATTATCAACAACAAAATGACCGAAATGCAGCGGGGAAATTCCAGCATCCGGGATTACGGATCCACCAGCAATGCTGAATTCTTGGCGGTAGTCAGTGAATTCTTCTTTGAAAGCCCGGAAAAAATGAAAACCGAGCACCCGGAACTTTACCGCATGCTGGACCATTTTTACAATCCGAAAAACCAGCCGCCGAACCCGGCAAAAAGCCAACCGAAGAATCCTCCGCGCAATCCGCCTAAAAATCAATCGTCTGGTCCGCAGGAAGTAAAATCGGCGTTGATTAATTAA